In Balaenoptera acutorostrata chromosome 19, mBalAcu1.1, whole genome shotgun sequence, the following proteins share a genomic window:
- the ZNF296 gene encoding zinc finger protein 296, protein MSRRKAGCMPRRREPAPAANSDDEMEMPDLFIDVKPEPDPRLLQARRLGPFNPKEMPAPGRFEGEPRHSPGPVPAGGLFHALGLRNQWAPWTPLTPNLHDRQPWTDKHPDLLTCGRCLQTFPLEAITAFMDHKKLGCQLFRGPSPCHGSEREDLKALSCLRCGRQFTGAWKLLRHAQWDHGLSIYQTEPEAPEAPLLGLAEVAAAVSAVAGPEAEAKGPRLGPARRSPTCPVCKKTLSSFSNLKVHMRSHTGERPYACDQCPYACAQSSKLNRHKKTHRQLRPQSPCVADASQEQASAAPPEPAAHAAAPASILPCSGGEGAGAAATAGVQEPGAPGGGAQAGPGVDSWGADTKEQRTDPKKNQKTSPKKTLKPAGKSRGPGPGGSCEFCGKHFTNSSNLTVHRRSHTGERPYACELCSYACAQSSKLNRHRRMHGLGPGGPRFKCPHCCVPFGLRATLDKHLRQKHPDVVGDT, encoded by the exons ATGTCCCGCCGCAAGGCCGGCTGCATGCCTCGCCGAAGAGAGCCTGCTCCCGCCGCCAACTCAGACGACGAGATGGAGATGCCGGACCTCTTCATCGATGTGAAGCCCGAGCCGGACCCGCGGCTCCTACAGGCCCGGCGGCTAGGGCCCTTCAACCCGAAGGAAATGCCCGCGCCGGGGCGGTTCGAAGGCGAACCCCGCCACTCCCCCGGCCCCGTGCCCGCTGGCGGCCTCTTCCACGCCCTGGGCCTGCGCAACCAGTGGGCGCCGTGGACGCCGTTGACCCCGAACCTTCACG ACCGCCAGCCGTGGACCGACAAACACCCAGATCTGTTGACCTGCGGCCGCTGCCTGCAGACCTTCCCGCTGGAGGCCATCACTGCTTTCATGGACCACAAGAAGCTGGGCTGTCAGCTCTTCAGAGGCCCCAGCCCCTGCCATGGCTCAG AACGCGAGGACCTGAAGGCCTTGAGCTGCCTCCGCTGCGGCCGACAGTTCACGGGAGCCTGGAAACTGCTGCGCCACGCCCAGTGGGACCATGGACTGTCCATCTACCAGACGGAACCCGAGGCCCCAGAGGCCCCGCTGCTGGGCCTGGCCGAGGTGGCTGCTGCCGTGTCGGCGGTGGCGGGGCCAGAAGCCGAGGCCAAGGGCCCCCGGCTGGGTCCCGCCCGGCGGAGCCCCACCTGCCCCGTGTGCAAGAAGACCCTCAGCTCCTTCAGCAACCTGAAGGTGCACATGCGCTCGCACACTGGTGAGCGGCCCTACGCCTGTGACCAGTGTCCCTATGCCTGCGCCCAGAGCAGCAAGCTCAACCGCCACAAGAAGACCCATCGGCAGCTACGGCCCCAGAGCCCCTGCGTGGCCGATGCCAGTCAGGAGCAGGCCTCCGCCGCCCCTCCGGAGCCGGCCGCCCATGCCGCCGCCCCGGCCAGCATCCTCCCGTGCAGCGGCGGAGAGGGGGCCGGAGCAGCCGCCACGGCGGGGGTCCAGGAACCTGGGGCTCCTGGCGGTGGGGCCCAGGCGGGCCCCGGCGTGGACAGCTGGGGAGCTGACACCAAGGAGCAGAGAACTGACCCCAAGAAGAACCAGAAGACGTCACCCAAGAAGACGCTGAAGCCAGCGGGCAAGAGCCGGGGGCCCGGGCCCGGGGGCAGCTGTGAGTTCTGCGGGAAGCATTTCACCAACAGCAGCAACCTGACGGTGCACCGGCGCTCGCACACGGGCGAGCGGCCCTACGCCTGCGAGCTCTGCTCCTACGCCTGCGCCCAGAGCAGCAAACTCAACCGCCACCGCCGCATGCACGGCCTGGGGCCTGGCGGGCCCCGCTTCAAGTGCCCCCACTGCTGCGTGCCCTTCGGCCTGCGGGCCACCCTGGACAAGCACCTGCGGCAGAAGCACCCCGACGTGGTTGGGGACACCTGA